A genomic segment from Polyangium mundeleinium encodes:
- a CDS encoding M20/M25/M40 family metallo-hydrolase: MSARSALLLATLSLTACSAAETPTPERAATPAAAPAAAPATASAAAPAPASASAAASAAAPAPVPRDPNVDKLQSAAKVDSRAYDMVRSLVDEVGPRLAGSLGDKAAVAWALRTLKDKGLDNVRAEKVMVPHWERGPESGRIVAPYAHPLALTALGGSVGTPAKGLEGEIVMVESLDAMAAMDEAKVKGKIVFFSAPMTRTSDGSGYGKVAGVRHRGAVAAAKKGAIGVLLRSIGTDHDRLPHTGAMGYEKDVPKIPAAALSVPDAELLARLVGQGKPVRVSFSLGAKLLPDAESANVIGEVKGREKPDEIVLIGAHLDAWDLGQGAIDDGAGCAAVVEAARLVLGLGTRPRRTIRVVLFANEENGLRGAVAYAKDHAAELDKHQLALEIDLGSGRVHTTRFLVADTSRPVAERIASLVSPLGIQYDKGPARGGADLIPLHAAAVPIVDLHQDATKYFDVHHTANDTLDKVTKEDLDQVVGAVATVAWAAAEAPETFARVPEELRKR; the protein is encoded by the coding sequence ATGTCTGCCCGAAGCGCCCTCCTCCTCGCCACGCTCTCGCTCACGGCCTGCTCGGCCGCAGAAACCCCGACGCCCGAACGCGCCGCCACACCCGCCGCCGCGCCCGCTGCCGCTCCCGCGACCGCTTCCGCCGCCGCTCCCGCTCCCGCTTCCGCTTCCGCCGCCGCTTCCGCCGCCGCTCCCGCCCCCGTGCCCCGCGATCCGAACGTCGACAAACTCCAGAGCGCCGCGAAGGTCGACTCGCGCGCGTACGACATGGTTCGTTCGCTCGTCGACGAGGTCGGGCCGAGGCTCGCGGGGTCGCTCGGGGACAAGGCCGCCGTCGCCTGGGCCCTCCGCACCCTGAAGGACAAGGGGCTCGACAACGTGCGCGCCGAAAAGGTCATGGTCCCGCATTGGGAGCGTGGCCCGGAGAGCGGCCGGATCGTCGCGCCGTACGCGCACCCGCTCGCGCTCACCGCGCTCGGCGGGAGCGTCGGGACGCCCGCGAAGGGGCTCGAAGGCGAGATCGTCATGGTCGAGTCGCTCGACGCGATGGCGGCGATGGACGAGGCCAAGGTCAAAGGCAAGATCGTCTTCTTCTCGGCCCCCATGACCCGCACGAGCGACGGCTCGGGCTACGGCAAGGTCGCCGGCGTCCGGCACCGCGGCGCCGTCGCCGCCGCCAAAAAGGGCGCGATCGGCGTGCTCCTCCGCTCGATCGGCACCGATCACGACAGGCTCCCCCACACGGGCGCCATGGGCTACGAGAAAGACGTCCCCAAGATCCCGGCCGCCGCGCTCTCCGTGCCCGACGCGGAGCTCCTCGCGCGGCTGGTCGGTCAGGGCAAACCCGTGCGCGTGAGCTTCTCGCTCGGGGCGAAGCTCCTGCCCGACGCCGAGAGCGCGAACGTGATCGGCGAGGTGAAGGGGCGCGAGAAGCCCGACGAGATCGTCCTGATCGGCGCGCACCTCGACGCGTGGGACCTCGGGCAAGGCGCGATCGACGACGGCGCCGGGTGCGCGGCGGTCGTCGAGGCCGCGCGGCTCGTGCTCGGCCTCGGCACGCGGCCGCGACGCACGATCCGCGTGGTGCTCTTCGCCAACGAGGAGAACGGCCTGCGCGGCGCGGTCGCCTACGCCAAGGACCACGCGGCCGAGCTCGACAAGCACCAGCTCGCCCTGGAGATCGATCTCGGCTCCGGCCGCGTGCACACGACGCGCTTCCTCGTCGCCGACACCTCGCGGCCCGTGGCCGAGCGGATCGCGAGCCTCGTTTCGCCGCTCGGGATCCAGTACGACAAGGGCCCGGCGCGCGGCGGCGCCGACCTCATCCCGCTGCACGCCGCGGCCGTGCCGATCGTGGATCTGCACCAGGACGCGACGAAGTACTTCGACGTCCACCACACGGCGAACGACACGCTCGACAAGGTCACGAAGGAGGACCTCGATCAGGTCGTCGGGGCTGTGGCCACGGTCGCATGGGCGGCTGCCGAAGCCCCCGAGACGTTTGCCCGCGTGCCAGAGGAGCTCCGGAAACGCTGA
- a CDS encoding metal-dependent hydrolase, whose translation MQTSHERPAIKPRDPGLDFDETVPRHWFGGNALATHIANGVNLLFPAGERFFVRSVHHYLDKLDDPELRAQVKGFFAQEGRHARTHERFFERLEEQGYEIQTFLRVYEKIAYGVLEPAFPPAFRLSVTAAAEHFTAIMAENALRERFLDRAHPALRDLLFWHAAEEIEHRAVAFDVLGKVAPSYALRVAGMALAASTLAAFWIAGTLVLLDQDRRRGDVDLRAELRKLREHPIGQRVFLRGIKTYLRRDFHPLEAEIDSLARQWLEAKGMA comes from the coding sequence ATGCAAACCTCCCACGAACGCCCTGCCATCAAGCCTCGTGATCCCGGCCTCGACTTCGACGAGACCGTCCCGCGCCACTGGTTCGGGGGCAACGCGCTCGCCACGCACATCGCGAACGGCGTCAATCTGCTGTTCCCGGCGGGCGAGCGCTTTTTCGTGCGCAGCGTCCATCATTACCTCGACAAACTCGACGACCCCGAGCTCCGCGCCCAGGTGAAGGGCTTTTTCGCTCAGGAGGGCCGCCACGCCCGCACGCACGAGCGTTTCTTCGAGCGCCTCGAGGAGCAAGGCTACGAGATCCAGACGTTCCTCCGCGTCTACGAGAAGATCGCGTACGGCGTCCTCGAACCTGCGTTCCCCCCGGCCTTCCGCCTCTCCGTCACCGCCGCGGCCGAGCATTTCACCGCCATCATGGCCGAGAATGCGCTCCGCGAGCGGTTCCTCGATCGGGCCCACCCGGCGCTGCGTGACCTCTTGTTCTGGCACGCCGCCGAGGAGATCGAGCACCGCGCCGTCGCCTTCGACGTGCTCGGGAAGGTCGCGCCGAGTTATGCCTTGCGGGTCGCCGGCATGGCCCTCGCCGCCTCCACGCTCGCGGCGTTCTGGATCGCCGGCACGCTCGTGCTCCTCGATCAGGACCGCCGCCGCGGTGATGTCGACCTCCGGGCCGAGCTCCGGAAGCTCCGCGAGCATCCGATTGGCCAGCGGGTCTTTTTGCGGGGCATCAAGACCTATCTCCGGCGCGATTTTCATCCGCTCGAGGCCGAGATCGACAGCCTCGCGCGGCAATGGCTCGAAGCGAAGGGCATGGCATGA
- a CDS encoding alpha/beta hydrolase, translating into MRPVALAFVFALLAAGPRPASAEAPAAEVDTRRWCAAELKALANEVCVFVPEKPAPGPRTLIIHLHGVIQPDTHDQWNSQRNAARVGATYGHTVIMPRGRRGIGPKTMESWWAWPTSMDARRGHEDALIAEWTAARNALEQAAGKPFERVYVFGFSNGAYYATSLAMRGRLDVAGYALFAGGSGAPYHETEAKGTKKRAPIVVAWGAGDPTHDKQQALAKMLKRMRWPHLEIGRPRAGHAMTDEQVEKALAFLGKP; encoded by the coding sequence ATGCGCCCGGTGGCCCTCGCGTTCGTCTTCGCCCTCCTCGCGGCGGGTCCACGTCCGGCGTCGGCCGAGGCCCCGGCGGCGGAGGTCGACACGCGCCGCTGGTGCGCGGCCGAGCTCAAGGCGCTCGCGAACGAGGTGTGCGTGTTCGTCCCCGAGAAGCCCGCGCCCGGGCCTCGGACGCTCATCATCCACCTCCACGGCGTCATTCAGCCCGATACGCACGATCAATGGAACTCGCAGCGCAACGCGGCGCGGGTGGGCGCGACGTACGGGCATACCGTGATCATGCCGCGGGGCCGGCGCGGGATCGGGCCGAAGACGATGGAGAGCTGGTGGGCCTGGCCGACGAGCATGGACGCGCGCCGGGGCCACGAGGACGCGCTCATCGCCGAATGGACGGCCGCGCGCAATGCGCTGGAGCAAGCCGCGGGCAAACCGTTCGAGCGCGTCTACGTTTTTGGATTCTCGAACGGCGCGTATTATGCCACCTCGCTGGCGATGCGCGGACGGCTCGACGTCGCGGGGTATGCGCTCTTCGCGGGCGGCTCGGGCGCGCCGTATCACGAGACGGAGGCCAAGGGGACGAAGAAACGCGCGCCGATCGTGGTCGCGTGGGGCGCGGGGGATCCCACGCACGACAAACAGCAGGCGCTCGCGAAGATGCTGAAGCGGATGCGCTGGCCGCACCTGGAGATCGGGCGTCCCCGCGCCGGCCACGCGATGACGGACGAGCAGGTCGAAAAGGCGCTCGCGTTCCTCGGCAAGCCCTGA
- a CDS encoding type II toxin-antitoxin system RelE family toxin yields the protein MDETRGDEDVRAAQAQVLSALAGRLSKGDALLPADFVAKLAEELALRIDDEAISAAWAEQGREEPVTWRGSAARSSRRGRGRDVRDIELFARAVRDLEALGPAEREEISLEIDALAFDPVPRGVMALHGRKDGHLQNRMGGRRLLYKVQGMLVTVVAITSEAG from the coding sequence ATGGACGAGACGCGCGGTGACGAGGATGTACGGGCTGCACAAGCGCAGGTGCTTTCGGCGCTCGCGGGGCGGCTCTCGAAGGGGGACGCGCTGCTCCCCGCGGATTTCGTGGCCAAGCTCGCCGAGGAGCTTGCGCTGCGCATCGACGACGAGGCGATCTCCGCGGCCTGGGCCGAACAAGGGAGAGAGGAGCCGGTGACGTGGCGAGGCAGCGCGGCGCGGTCGAGCCGGCGCGGGCGGGGGAGGGACGTGCGCGACATCGAGCTGTTCGCACGCGCGGTGCGTGACCTCGAAGCGCTCGGGCCGGCCGAACGGGAGGAGATTTCGCTGGAGATCGATGCGCTCGCCTTTGATCCGGTGCCGCGCGGGGTGATGGCGCTTCACGGTCGGAAAGACGGACACCTGCAAAACCGCATGGGCGGCCGGCGATTGCTTTACAAGGTGCAGGGAATGCTGGTGACCGTCGTGGCGATCACCAGCGAGGCGGGCTGA
- a CDS encoding NAD-dependent malic enzyme — MRKTSLDTVLRVKCKHRVGQLARLATAIAEQGGLLGDLTTLRSMEGDTLREVTVETLDEEQRDRVIEAVRAVDGVEILDTIDRVFDLHKGGKLHMTSRIELRHQRDLRYIYTPGVARVARAIEREPERARHLTGIGNSVGIFTNGTRVLGLGHVGPLASLPVMEGKAVLYDKFVGISATPILVDTLDPREFVDTVMRLSLTFGGIHLEDIRIPDCYKIEEELIARLDKPVMHDDQHGTATVALAAVLNACKMTGVALEKARVGQIGLGAAGSAIARLMMAHGARDVLVTDRSEEAMNWLKGMGARPVDLPTLMREADIVIAATGRPGLIDPKWIRPGQVIFPLSNPDPEIEPTDAIAAGAAFCSDGRSINNALAFPGLFRGALAVESRAITPEMRIAAARAIASCAEKGEVVPSPLLPHVHEAVCEAVVEAARAQGLEGTARLTPRKPS; from the coding sequence ATGAGGAAGACCAGCCTCGACACCGTACTTCGCGTCAAATGCAAACACCGCGTGGGCCAGCTTGCACGCCTCGCGACGGCCATCGCCGAGCAAGGTGGTTTGCTGGGTGACCTCACGACCTTGCGCAGCATGGAGGGCGATACCCTGCGTGAGGTCACGGTCGAGACGCTGGACGAGGAGCAACGCGACCGCGTCATCGAGGCCGTGCGCGCCGTCGACGGCGTCGAGATTCTCGACACGATCGACCGCGTCTTCGACCTGCACAAGGGCGGCAAGCTCCACATGACGAGCCGGATCGAGCTCCGGCATCAGCGCGATTTGCGCTACATCTACACGCCCGGCGTGGCCCGCGTCGCGCGCGCGATCGAGCGGGAGCCCGAGCGCGCGCGGCACCTCACGGGGATCGGCAACTCGGTCGGTATCTTCACGAACGGCACGCGCGTGCTCGGCCTCGGCCACGTCGGGCCGCTTGCCTCGCTGCCGGTCATGGAAGGAAAGGCCGTCCTTTACGACAAGTTCGTCGGGATCAGCGCCACGCCGATCCTCGTCGACACCCTCGATCCGCGGGAGTTCGTGGACACGGTCATGCGCCTCTCGCTCACGTTCGGCGGCATTCACCTCGAGGACATCCGCATCCCGGATTGTTACAAGATCGAGGAGGAGCTCATCGCGCGCCTCGACAAACCCGTGATGCACGACGACCAGCACGGCACGGCCACGGTCGCGCTCGCCGCGGTGCTCAATGCTTGCAAGATGACGGGCGTGGCGCTGGAGAAGGCGCGCGTCGGGCAGATCGGGCTCGGCGCGGCGGGCAGCGCGATCGCGCGGCTCATGATGGCGCACGGGGCGCGCGACGTGCTCGTGACGGACCGGTCGGAGGAGGCCATGAACTGGCTGAAAGGCATGGGCGCGCGCCCGGTCGATCTGCCCACGCTCATGCGCGAGGCCGATATCGTGATCGCGGCGACGGGCAGGCCTGGCCTCATCGATCCGAAATGGATCCGGCCCGGGCAGGTGATCTTCCCGCTGTCGAACCCGGACCCGGAGATCGAGCCGACGGACGCCATCGCAGCGGGCGCGGCGTTCTGCAGCGACGGGCGCAGCATCAACAATGCGCTCGCGTTCCCGGGCCTGTTCCGCGGCGCGCTCGCCGTGGAGAGCCGCGCCATCACGCCGGAGATGCGTATCGCCGCGGCGCGCGCCATCGCGTCGTGCGCCGAAAAGGGCGAGGTCGTGCCCTCGCCGCTCTTGCCGCACGTGCACGAGGCCGTGTGTGAGGCCGTCGTCGAGGCCGCCCGCGCGCAGGGCCTCGAGGGCACCGCGCGCCTGACGCCTCGCAAGCCTTCCTGA
- a CDS encoding type VI secretion system Vgr family protein has protein sequence MVMFAPTEALRPNLQLDVASGDTLDVRKFQVTERMSDLFEVRLVALSPNPEIDFDAVLGREATFTLSRDQLLATAYRTWGGICHHIQQIESEEAGLSTYELVIVPKLWFLTQRRNHRMFQQLSDLDVVLQLLREWGIEPVQKVDAATYKKRKYRVQYGESDYAFLCRLLEDAGITFYFDQQGETTVLVLHDAPQNNPPREPSVRFVDKPMVDKDLEFVTEVRVGQRTRPGKYTIFDHDYRRPANYKLMGTHAEGEAFEQQMERFHYVPGASLFRSDGREPTPSADDKGAARHDEGEAKRIAKIRLEAKRAEARKATFRTNLVELRPGTVMRVVDHPRRELASRLLVVHSTYEGTSYGEWVHRLETRSAEIPYRPPLVTPKPKVSGVESATVVGPAGEEIHTDEFGRVRVHFHWDRESQMNQDSSCWIHVSQSWGGAGYGGVQLPRVGQEVIVDFLGGDPDRPIIVGRVFTNLQKVPYPLPANKTQSGLRSASSPATGGYNELMFEDAAGRELMRLQAEKDFTGLVKHDLRMNIQNDRTHNVGNNDTETVVGEQSVKVAKKRTVRVKLDQQHQVGENILVQSVNGVSTHLSKQAIRLFSEMIILSTSPDSFIVISQSGITIQSPIVQINPGMLRVPNPPQPAAIEDAATVTGYIGAP, from the coding sequence ATGGTGATGTTCGCGCCCACCGAGGCCTTGCGCCCCAACTTGCAGCTCGACGTCGCGTCCGGGGACACGCTCGACGTGCGCAAGTTCCAGGTCACGGAGCGCATGTCGGATCTCTTCGAGGTCCGCCTCGTGGCGCTCTCGCCGAACCCGGAGATCGACTTTGACGCGGTGCTCGGCCGGGAAGCGACGTTCACGCTCTCCCGCGACCAGCTCCTCGCCACCGCCTACCGCACGTGGGGCGGGATCTGCCATCACATCCAGCAGATCGAGTCGGAGGAGGCGGGGCTCTCCACGTACGAGCTCGTGATCGTGCCGAAGCTCTGGTTCCTCACGCAGCGGCGCAACCACCGCATGTTCCAGCAGCTCTCGGACCTCGACGTCGTGCTCCAGCTCCTCCGCGAGTGGGGCATCGAGCCCGTGCAGAAGGTCGACGCGGCCACGTACAAGAAACGCAAATATCGCGTGCAGTACGGCGAGAGTGATTACGCGTTCCTCTGCCGGCTGCTCGAAGACGCGGGCATCACGTTTTACTTCGACCAGCAAGGCGAGACCACCGTGCTCGTCCTTCACGACGCGCCGCAGAACAATCCACCCCGCGAGCCCTCCGTCCGGTTCGTCGACAAACCGATGGTGGACAAGGATCTCGAGTTCGTCACCGAGGTGCGCGTCGGACAGCGCACGCGGCCCGGCAAGTACACGATCTTCGACCACGACTACCGGCGGCCGGCGAACTACAAGCTGATGGGCACGCACGCCGAGGGCGAGGCCTTCGAGCAGCAGATGGAGCGCTTCCATTACGTGCCCGGCGCGTCCCTCTTCCGCAGCGACGGGCGCGAGCCCACGCCGAGCGCCGACGACAAGGGCGCGGCGCGGCACGACGAGGGCGAGGCCAAGCGAATCGCGAAGATCCGCCTGGAGGCGAAGCGCGCCGAGGCCCGCAAGGCCACGTTCCGCACGAACCTCGTCGAGCTCCGGCCCGGGACCGTGATGCGCGTCGTCGATCATCCGCGGCGCGAGCTCGCGAGCCGGCTGCTCGTGGTGCATTCGACGTACGAGGGCACGTCGTATGGCGAGTGGGTCCACCGGCTCGAAACGCGCAGCGCCGAGATCCCCTACCGCCCGCCGCTCGTCACGCCGAAGCCGAAGGTGAGCGGCGTGGAGAGCGCGACGGTCGTCGGCCCCGCGGGCGAAGAGATCCATACCGACGAGTTCGGCCGCGTGCGGGTCCATTTCCACTGGGATCGCGAGAGCCAGATGAACCAGGACAGCTCGTGCTGGATTCACGTGAGCCAATCCTGGGGCGGCGCGGGATACGGCGGCGTGCAGCTCCCGCGCGTTGGCCAGGAGGTGATCGTCGATTTCCTCGGCGGCGATCCGGATCGGCCCATCATCGTGGGGCGCGTCTTCACGAACCTGCAAAAGGTGCCGTACCCGCTGCCGGCGAACAAGACGCAGAGCGGGCTCCGCTCGGCCTCGTCGCCGGCGACGGGCGGCTACAACGAGCTGATGTTCGAGGACGCCGCGGGCCGCGAGCTCATGCGGCTCCAGGCCGAGAAAGACTTCACGGGCCTCGTGAAGCACGACCTCCGGATGAACATCCAGAACGACCGCACGCACAACGTCGGCAACAACGACACGGAGACCGTGGTCGGCGAGCAGTCGGTGAAGGTCGCGAAGAAACGCACCGTGCGGGTCAAGCTCGATCAGCAGCACCAGGTCGGCGAGAACATCCTCGTGCAGTCGGTCAACGGCGTATCGACGCACCTGTCGAAGCAGGCCATCCGGCTCTTCAGCGAGATGATCATCCTCTCCACCTCGCCGGACTCGTTCATCGTGATCTCGCAGAGCGGGATCACGATCCAATCGCCGATCGTGCAGATCAACCCGGGCATGCTCCGGGTCCCCAACCCGCCGCAGCCCGCGGCGATCGAAGACGCGGCGACCGTCACGGGATACATCGGAGCACCATGA
- a CDS encoding DcrB-related protein, producing MAIYEVDEFSFEVPDGYVDRSMNLFFPREAMTRLRTQNLVITREPRTEETVVQQAARILKVFSTKVPSLKIIGQRDRPLGALPGREARAHATQQGHPVYQRYYFVGHYGTFISVIATSARAQSAQCDAVVERLLTSLRLKKR from the coding sequence ATGGCGATCTACGAGGTCGACGAGTTTTCGTTCGAGGTGCCCGACGGGTACGTCGATCGCAGCATGAACCTGTTCTTCCCGCGGGAGGCCATGACGCGGCTCCGGACGCAAAACCTCGTGATCACGCGGGAGCCGCGCACGGAGGAGACGGTCGTGCAGCAGGCGGCGAGGATCCTGAAGGTGTTCTCGACCAAGGTCCCCAGCCTCAAGATCATCGGGCAGCGCGATCGGCCCCTCGGCGCGCTCCCGGGCCGGGAGGCGCGGGCGCACGCGACGCAGCAGGGACACCCGGTCTACCAGCGGTATTATTTCGTCGGTCACTATGGCACCTTCATCTCGGTGATCGCGACCTCGGCGCGGGCGCAGAGCGCGCAGTGCGACGCCGTCGTCGAGCGGCTGCTCACGAGCTTGCGATTGAAGAAGCGGTAG
- a CDS encoding DcrB-related protein: protein MSLYITHEAGFELPANWVDGTVNLLEYARPEGTIRVGMSRSDRGGKDLAACVEERLVEQRRKLPFFELLGRSERLCAGLPAIDVKVTYEDAKQKIYQRTLGFVIGGRFVSLGVTATLSQQAEADAILERAASTLSLRARPSGA, encoded by the coding sequence TTGAGCCTTTACATCACGCACGAGGCGGGCTTCGAGTTGCCCGCGAACTGGGTCGACGGGACCGTCAACCTCCTCGAATATGCGCGCCCCGAGGGCACGATCCGGGTGGGGATGTCGCGTAGCGATCGAGGCGGGAAGGACCTCGCCGCGTGCGTGGAGGAGCGGCTCGTGGAGCAGCGGCGCAAGCTCCCGTTCTTCGAGCTCCTCGGGCGATCGGAGCGCCTCTGCGCGGGCCTTCCGGCGATCGACGTGAAGGTGACCTACGAGGACGCCAAGCAGAAGATATACCAGCGGACGCTGGGGTTCGTGATCGGGGGGCGATTCGTCTCGCTGGGCGTCACGGCGACGCTTTCGCAGCAGGCCGAGGCGGACGCCATTCTCGAGCGCGCGGCGTCCACGCTCTCGTTGCGGGCGCGGCCGAGCGGGGCCTGA
- a CDS encoding PAAR domain-containing protein, producing the protein MSEAMPLEQAVRIDDAVEHSLAFLGAVLGALGGLALGLLVFGTGPLGWLAAAGVAVFLSNAGEKAFKNLKHEAGDVAEGSPNVFVGEPGRKAARARDKVRCHDLQIATGCATILINQELAARVKEETVCDGKLKTGCETVLYGGPSARVLAKRASGELPMWFWVGREVVDWVTILAPTGAADPSKWWRLYDRTSRILTFGDKAAGYAAAIAQGLGYQEVADVITGVTDHPAYVWGTTLFGGVGVARDLRRARGGDPPPGPPPPPGPPPPPPGPPPPPPPPPPPPGPPPPPPPPPPPPPPPPPPPPPPPPPPPPPPPPPPPPPPPPPPPPPPPPGGGGVNLDKGGRPGG; encoded by the coding sequence ATGAGCGAAGCGATGCCGCTCGAACAAGCGGTTCGGATCGACGACGCGGTCGAACATTCGTTGGCGTTCCTCGGCGCGGTCCTGGGCGCCCTCGGAGGGCTCGCGCTCGGCCTGCTCGTGTTCGGTACGGGCCCGCTCGGGTGGCTCGCCGCCGCGGGCGTCGCTGTCTTTCTCTCGAACGCCGGCGAGAAGGCGTTCAAGAACCTGAAGCACGAAGCGGGGGACGTGGCGGAGGGGTCCCCGAACGTATTCGTCGGCGAGCCAGGAAGAAAGGCAGCGCGTGCGCGCGACAAGGTGCGTTGTCACGACCTCCAGATCGCCACCGGGTGCGCGACGATCCTCATCAACCAGGAGCTCGCGGCGCGGGTGAAGGAGGAGACCGTCTGTGACGGCAAGCTGAAGACGGGCTGCGAGACGGTGCTTTATGGCGGTCCGTCCGCGCGGGTCTTGGCGAAGCGGGCCTCGGGCGAGCTGCCGATGTGGTTCTGGGTTGGCCGCGAGGTCGTCGATTGGGTCACGATCCTCGCGCCGACGGGCGCGGCGGACCCCTCGAAATGGTGGAGGCTCTACGACCGCACCTCGCGCATTCTCACGTTCGGCGACAAGGCGGCCGGGTACGCGGCAGCGATTGCTCAGGGGCTCGGGTACCAGGAGGTTGCAGACGTGATCACGGGCGTCACCGATCACCCCGCGTACGTTTGGGGTACGACCCTGTTCGGCGGGGTCGGCGTGGCGCGGGATCTCCGAAGGGCGCGGGGGGGCGATCCTCCTCCGGGTCCTCCTCCTCCTCCGGGTCCTCCTCCTCCGCCTCCGGGTCCTCCGCCGCCGCCGCCGCCGCCACCGCCTCCTCCGGGTCCTCCGCCGCCGCCACCGCCGCCACCGCCACCGCCGCCGCCGCCGCCGCCGCCGCCACCGCCGCCGCCGCCGCCGCCGCCGCCGCCGCCACCGCCGCCACCGCCACCGCCGCCGCCACCGCCGCCGCCGCCGCCGCCGCCGCCGGGTGGAGGAGGCGTGAATCTCGATAAGGGCGGTCGCCCAGGCGGCTGA